The Pseudomonas berkeleyensis genome includes a region encoding these proteins:
- a CDS encoding sigma-54 interaction domain-containing protein, which translates to MAISRDDLDQHGLIIGVSPERFRAVAMPLLFDHLDAQCEGTIAVNRQARIVWINDKYAQKVGIADARTALGKEIEEVLPASRLREVVESGQPSMLDLMAFGSEHFVVTRIPLRDEDGTLVGALGFVLFDRARHLKPLMAKYNNLQTQLLATQHELAKARRARYTIAGFIGASTAASEVKRQARRAAQLDATVLIRGETGTGKELLAQGIHNLSPRANGPFVAVNVAAIPETLVEAELFGTAPGAFTGAERKARIGKFEVANGGTLFLDEIGDLPLPLQAKLLRVLQEQEVEPLGSNQVKPLNVRVIAATHIDLEAKVATGQFRDDLYYRLNVLALRVPPLRERASDIPALIEHLLDDLANRSGLAPLELSDDALALLCAQPWRGNVRELRNLLERAQLAVDGRVDGEALRGLLVDPVAPSEPAPVMPVVTSTAQTLAEQLAQAERQALLAALAATDGNRQLAAERLGISRAGFYAKLAQHGLGRRG; encoded by the coding sequence ATGGCCATTTCCCGCGACGATCTCGACCAGCACGGCCTGATCATCGGTGTGTCGCCCGAGCGGTTCCGTGCGGTGGCCATGCCGCTGCTGTTCGACCACCTCGACGCTCAATGCGAGGGCACCATCGCGGTCAATCGCCAGGCGCGCATCGTCTGGATCAACGACAAGTACGCGCAGAAGGTCGGCATCGCCGATGCGCGCACGGCGCTGGGCAAGGAGATCGAGGAGGTGCTGCCGGCCAGCCGCCTGCGTGAGGTGGTGGAAAGCGGCCAGCCGAGCATGCTCGATCTGATGGCCTTCGGCAGCGAACATTTCGTGGTCACCCGGATTCCGCTGCGCGATGAGGACGGCACCCTGGTCGGCGCGCTGGGCTTCGTGCTGTTCGACCGTGCCCGTCACCTCAAGCCACTGATGGCCAAGTACAACAACCTGCAGACGCAGTTGCTCGCCACCCAGCATGAGCTGGCCAAGGCGCGCCGGGCACGTTACACCATCGCCGGGTTCATCGGCGCCAGCACGGCGGCCAGCGAGGTGAAGCGTCAGGCACGCCGCGCCGCACAGCTCGATGCCACAGTGCTGATCCGGGGGGAAACCGGTACCGGCAAGGAGCTGCTGGCGCAGGGCATTCATAACCTGTCGCCACGGGCCAACGGCCCATTCGTCGCGGTCAACGTCGCGGCGATTCCGGAAACCCTGGTCGAAGCCGAGCTGTTCGGCACCGCACCGGGCGCCTTCACCGGCGCAGAGCGTAAGGCGCGGATCGGCAAGTTCGAGGTGGCCAACGGCGGCACCCTGTTTCTCGATGAGATCGGCGACCTGCCGCTGCCCTTGCAGGCCAAGCTGTTGCGTGTGCTGCAGGAGCAGGAGGTGGAGCCGCTCGGCTCTAATCAGGTCAAGCCGCTGAACGTGCGAGTGATCGCGGCCACGCATATCGATCTGGAAGCCAAGGTGGCGACTGGACAGTTCCGCGACGATCTCTACTACCGACTCAACGTGCTGGCGCTGCGCGTACCGCCGCTGCGCGAACGGGCCAGCGATATACCCGCGTTGATCGAACACCTGCTCGATGACCTGGCCAACCGCTCCGGCCTGGCGCCGTTGGAGCTGAGCGACGATGCCCTGGCCCTGCTTTGCGCGCAGCCCTGGCGCGGTAATGTGCGCGAGTTGCGCAATCTGCTGGAGCGGGCGCAACTGGCCGTCGATGGACGAGTGGATGGCGAGGCCTTGCGTGGTTTGCTGGTCGACCCGGTCGCACCGAGCGAGCCCGCGCCCGTTATGCCAGTGGTGACGAGCACAGCGCAGACGCTGGCCGAGCAGTTGGCGCAGGCCGAACGCCAGGCGCTGTTGGCGGCATTGGCAGCCACTGATGGTAATCGCCAGTTGGCCGCTGAACGCCTGGGGATTTCCCGCGCCGGGTTTTACGCCAAGCTAGCGCAGCATGGGCTGGGGCGCCGAGGCTGA
- a CDS encoding GGDEF domain-containing protein, translated as MVDGKQNHDRDIGAGHCEGLREAGKRALMRTILLATGLTLGGFSILQALAGNYPFAILEVLCTAILLFGAWRIEHARHLYLWIYLYLIPTFSFILYIIIMPGASSAAFVWLYMIPLLAYLLLGKQRGFLLAAPFMLAGLLLYFADKHLSLDTKGLIDLGNAALCGILILVFVHIYDGLRMQAYEELERLAQTDSLTGVASRGSFQHALQRSIQEAERSSGKLVLVLLDVDHFKQVNDQWGHDAGDMALRHICQILQQRLRVTDFLGRLGGEEFGLLLRYTDAAGAYSMVEKLRQQITEQPLEYDGQQIALSATFGLAAWPMDGRGAAELYRAADRRLYSGKQRGRNQLVSADPVGELLLDKFDVRL; from the coding sequence ATGGTCGATGGCAAGCAGAACCATGACAGGGACATAGGCGCGGGGCATTGCGAAGGGTTACGTGAAGCAGGCAAGCGCGCCTTGATGCGCACCATCCTGCTCGCCACTGGTTTGACCCTGGGCGGGTTTTCCATCCTGCAGGCTTTGGCCGGCAACTACCCCTTCGCCATTCTCGAGGTGCTGTGCACGGCCATCCTGCTGTTCGGCGCCTGGCGTATCGAGCACGCTCGTCATCTGTACCTGTGGATCTACCTCTACCTGATCCCCACCTTCAGCTTCATTCTCTACATCATCATCATGCCGGGCGCCTCATCGGCAGCTTTCGTCTGGCTGTACATGATTCCCCTGCTGGCCTACCTGCTGCTGGGTAAGCAGCGTGGTTTTCTGCTGGCCGCCCCTTTCATGCTTGCCGGGCTGCTGCTGTATTTCGCCGACAAGCACCTCAGCCTTGATACCAAGGGCCTGATCGACCTGGGCAACGCGGCCCTGTGCGGCATTCTGATTCTGGTCTTCGTGCATATCTACGACGGCTTGCGCATGCAGGCCTACGAGGAGCTGGAGCGCCTGGCGCAAACCGACTCGCTGACCGGTGTCGCCAGCCGCGGCAGCTTCCAGCACGCCCTGCAGCGCAGCATTCAGGAGGCGGAACGCAGCAGTGGGAAGCTGGTGCTGGTACTGCTCGACGTCGACCATTTCAAGCAGGTCAACGACCAGTGGGGGCATGACGCAGGGGACATGGCGCTGCGGCATATCTGCCAGATTCTGCAGCAGCGGCTGCGGGTTACCGATTTCCTCGGGCGGCTAGGGGGAGAAGAGTTCGGCCTGCTGTTGCGCTACACCGACGCGGCAGGTGCTTACTCGATGGTCGAGAAACTGCGCCAACAAATCACGGAACAGCCACTGGAATACGACGGTCAGCAGATTGCCCTGTCTGCCACGTTCGGCCTGGCCGCCTGGCCCATGGATGGCCGCGGCGCCGCCGAGCTTTACCGGGCAGCGGATCGCCGTCTCTACAGTGGTAAACAGCGGGGGCGTAATCAGTTGGTCAGTGCCGACCCAGTGGGGGAGCTGTTGCTGGACAAGTTCGACGTACGTCTCTGA
- a CDS encoding GntP family permease translates to MGTLGILISLALLMYLAYRGINVLILAPLLALLALLFAGDIALLLPTYTQVFMKAMGGYVIQFFPLFLLGALFGKLMDDSGSARAIAHGIVAKVGSERAILAIVLACAILTYGGVSLFVVAFAVYPIGAALFREAGIPKRLIPGAIALGSFTFTMTALPGTPAIQNAIPNPFFGTDAFAAPGLGMIAALIMFGFGTWWLNSQARKLKAAGEGYGQHKDDPVVQDTGYTPGFWLALLPIFLVIALNFLMAKQILPNIDASYLAKPEYGGLQDARSLIGIWSIIVALAAAIVLLIAIHWKRWLDLKRSVNEGSFGAMLPILNTAAEVGYGTVIASLAGFVIIRDLVLGVSSNPLISEAVAVNILAGITGSASGGLSIALKTLGEQYLEMANAAGISPELLHRVAVMASGCMDTLPHNGAVISLLAICKLTHRESYKFIFFNTVAFPMLALAVVITLGTLFGSF, encoded by the coding sequence ATGGGTACCCTCGGTATTCTGATTTCCCTCGCCTTGTTGATGTACCTCGCCTATCGCGGCATCAACGTCCTGATCCTCGCCCCGCTGCTGGCCCTGCTGGCGCTGCTATTCGCCGGCGACATCGCCCTGCTGCTGCCCACCTACACCCAGGTGTTCATGAAGGCCATGGGCGGCTACGTGATCCAGTTCTTCCCGCTGTTCCTGCTCGGTGCCTTGTTCGGCAAGTTGATGGACGACTCAGGCTCGGCCCGCGCCATCGCCCACGGCATCGTCGCCAAGGTCGGTAGCGAGCGGGCGATTCTGGCTATCGTGCTGGCCTGCGCCATCCTCACCTACGGCGGCGTATCCCTGTTCGTGGTGGCCTTCGCCGTGTACCCGATCGGCGCCGCGCTGTTTCGCGAGGCGGGCATTCCCAAGCGCCTGATCCCCGGTGCCATCGCCCTGGGTTCGTTCACCTTCACCATGACCGCGCTGCCGGGCACACCGGCGATCCAGAATGCCATCCCCAACCCGTTCTTCGGCACCGACGCCTTCGCCGCGCCAGGCCTGGGGATGATCGCCGCGCTGATCATGTTCGGTTTCGGTACCTGGTGGCTGAACAGCCAGGCGCGCAAGCTGAAGGCGGCTGGTGAGGGGTATGGCCAACACAAGGACGACCCGGTCGTTCAGGACACCGGCTACACCCCGGGCTTCTGGCTGGCGCTGCTGCCAATCTTCCTGGTGATCGCGCTGAACTTCCTGATGGCCAAGCAGATTCTGCCCAATATCGACGCCAGCTACCTGGCCAAGCCGGAGTATGGCGGCTTGCAGGATGCCCGTTCGCTGATCGGTATCTGGTCGATCATCGTCGCCCTGGCCGCGGCCATCGTGCTGCTGATCGCCATACACTGGAAACGCTGGCTGGATCTGAAGAGGAGCGTCAACGAAGGCTCGTTCGGCGCGATGCTGCCGATCCTCAATACCGCCGCCGAAGTGGGCTACGGCACGGTGATCGCCTCGCTGGCCGGGTTCGTCATCATCCGCGACCTGGTGCTGGGCGTATCGAGCAACCCGCTGATCTCCGAGGCGGTGGCGGTGAACATCCTCGCCGGTATCACCGGTTCGGCTTCCGGCGGCCTGTCCATCGCCCTCAAGACCCTCGGCGAGCAGTATCTGGAGATGGCCAACGCCGCCGGCATCAGCCCCGAGCTGCTGCACCGGGTGGCCGTGATGGCGTCCGGCTGCATGGACACCCTGCCGCACAACGGCGCGGTGATCTCGCTGCTGGCGATCTGCAAGCTCACCCACCGCGAGTCGTACAAGTTCATCTTCTTCAACACCGTGGCCTTCCCGATGCTGGCACTGGCGGTGGTCATCACCCTGGGCACGCTGTTTGGAAGCTTCTGA
- the speB gene encoding agmatinase yields the protein MDQAFDNDQAITRDSLYGTAAEPTYAGITSFMRRRYSRDLSGVDLAISGVPFDTATTNRPGSRFGPRAIRAASIQSAWARHFPWEFDPFDVLACVDYGDCHFDHGTPQDTPAVIEAHATRILDAGSALLTLGGDHFISYPLLKAHAKKHGTLALIHFDAHSDTWPDEEVKRIDHGTMFYHAAREGLVDPARSVQVGLRTTNDDVMGFQVLDAREVHRSTPEQIAERIRARVGDHPVYLTFDIDCLDPAFAPGTGTPVCGGLSSHQALEILRGLRGINLVGMDVVEVAPPYDHAEVTALAGATLAMEMICLYAARHKIDAAQ from the coding sequence ATGGATCAAGCCTTCGACAACGACCAGGCCATCACCCGCGACAGCCTCTACGGCACCGCCGCCGAGCCGACCTACGCCGGCATCACCAGCTTCATGCGCCGGCGCTATAGCCGCGACCTCAGCGGGGTGGATCTGGCCATCAGTGGCGTGCCGTTCGACACCGCTACCACTAACCGCCCCGGCAGCCGTTTTGGTCCGCGGGCGATCCGCGCAGCTTCGATCCAGTCAGCTTGGGCGCGACATTTCCCCTGGGAGTTCGACCCCTTCGATGTGCTCGCCTGCGTCGACTATGGCGACTGCCATTTCGACCACGGCACGCCGCAGGACACCCCGGCGGTGATCGAGGCGCACGCCACGCGCATTCTCGATGCCGGCAGCGCGTTGCTGACTCTCGGCGGCGATCACTTCATCAGCTATCCGCTGCTCAAGGCCCATGCGAAGAAGCACGGCACGTTGGCGCTGATCCACTTCGACGCGCACAGCGATACCTGGCCGGACGAAGAGGTCAAACGCATCGACCACGGCACCATGTTCTATCACGCCGCGCGCGAAGGCCTGGTCGACCCGGCGCGCTCGGTGCAGGTCGGCCTGCGCACCACCAATGATGATGTGATGGGGTTTCAGGTACTCGATGCGCGTGAGGTGCATCGCAGTACGCCAGAGCAGATCGCCGAGCGTATTCGCGCGCGTGTCGGTGACCATCCGGTGTACCTGACCTTCGATATCGATTGTCTCGACCCGGCTTTCGCGCCCGGTACCGGTACGCCTGTCTGTGGCGGGCTATCCAGCCACCAGGCGCTGGAAATCCTGCGTGGCCTGCGCGGCATCAACCTGGTTGGCATGGACGTGGTGGAAGTGGCGCCGCCCTACGACCACGCCGAGGTCACCGCGCTGGCTGGCGCCACCCTGGCGATGGAGATGATCTGCCTGTATGCCGCCAGGCATAAGATCGACGCTGCGCAGTGA
- a CDS encoding FdhF/YdeP family oxidoreductase produces MKPRFKPYRGPSGGWGSANAVGTILLRERAPLTGAVTLLKQNRPIDGFACVSCAWAKPHPSKPLAFCENGAKATAWETTSLRCTPEFFAAHALSELRNWSDYQLEQQGRLTHPMRWDATSDRYLPVTWEEAIAEIGAELKRLDAPDQAVFYASGRASLEASYLWQLLARRFGTNNLPDSSNMCHETTSVALPESIGVPVGTVTLNDFAKTDCLLIFGHNTSSNSPRMLHDLEAARQRGAPIITFNPLRERGLERFTNPQSPKQMLTGESQVVSTHYHQVTIGGDAAAIAGICKALLTMDDAAREAGQDRVLDIAFIEQHTQGFEAFEHVIRSYAWSMLERRSGLSRSAMEGAARIYASGQRVIAIYGMGLTQHRHGVTSIQMLVNLLLMRGNLGKEGAGICPVRGHSNVQGQRTVGITEKVTQVPVERLREQFDFTVSEHDGTTTVDACEGVLSGKIKAFLALGGNFVRATPDSHRLEPAWSELRLTVQIATKLNRSALVHGEKAYILPCLGRTEMDTQASGLQYHTTEDSTACIRAWQGVVKPAGSHLRSEPAIIAALAKATLPASPLMDWDAWVADYGLIRDAIATTYPETFHDFNTRMLEPGGFHRPLPATKREWSTDSGKANFTRPETLAINDDVEPTTERRDVLNLMTVRSNDQFNTTVYGYDDRFRGVYGTRSVIFMHCNDMARLGLKEGDQVQVSTAVDDGVQRSVGPLRVTPHDIPEGCCAAYYPECNPLVPLWHHEKKAKVPAAKSIPITLRRVIATA; encoded by the coding sequence ATGAAACCCCGATTCAAACCCTATCGTGGCCCTTCCGGTGGCTGGGGTTCGGCCAACGCCGTGGGCACCATCCTGCTGCGCGAGCGGGCACCGCTGACCGGCGCAGTCACCTTGCTCAAGCAGAACCGTCCCATCGACGGTTTCGCCTGCGTCAGTTGCGCCTGGGCCAAACCGCATCCGTCGAAACCGCTGGCCTTTTGCGAGAACGGCGCCAAGGCCACGGCCTGGGAAACCACCAGCCTGCGTTGCACTCCCGAGTTCTTTGCCGCTCACGCCCTGAGCGAGTTGCGCAACTGGAGCGACTACCAGCTGGAGCAACAGGGCCGGCTAACTCACCCTATGCGCTGGGACGCGACCAGCGACCGCTACCTGCCCGTGACCTGGGAAGAGGCCATCGCCGAGATCGGCGCCGAGCTGAAGCGCCTCGATGCTCCGGATCAGGCAGTGTTCTACGCCTCCGGCCGCGCCTCGCTGGAAGCCTCGTATCTGTGGCAATTGCTGGCCCGCCGCTTCGGCACCAACAACCTGCCCGACAGCTCCAACATGTGCCACGAAACCACTTCGGTGGCATTGCCGGAGAGCATCGGCGTACCGGTCGGCACCGTTACGCTGAACGACTTTGCCAAGACCGACTGCCTGCTGATCTTCGGCCACAACACCAGCAGCAACAGCCCGCGCATGCTGCATGACCTGGAGGCAGCCAGGCAGCGCGGCGCGCCGATCATCACCTTCAATCCGCTGCGCGAACGGGGCCTGGAGCGCTTCACCAATCCGCAGTCGCCCAAACAGATGCTCACGGGCGAATCACAGGTGGTCAGCACCCACTATCACCAAGTCACCATCGGCGGCGATGCAGCGGCCATTGCCGGTATCTGCAAGGCGTTGCTGACGATGGACGATGCGGCGCGCGAAGCCGGTCAGGATCGCGTACTCGACATTGCCTTCATCGAACAGCACACCCAGGGCTTCGAAGCGTTCGAACACGTTATCCGCAGCTATGCCTGGTCGATGCTGGAGCGTCGCAGCGGCCTGAGCCGCAGTGCCATGGAAGGCGCGGCCAGGATCTACGCGAGCGGCCAACGGGTTATCGCCATCTATGGCATGGGGCTGACTCAGCATCGCCACGGCGTGACCAGCATCCAGATGCTGGTCAACCTGCTGCTGATGCGCGGCAATCTGGGTAAGGAAGGCGCCGGTATCTGCCCGGTACGCGGCCACTCCAACGTGCAGGGCCAGCGCACCGTGGGCATCACAGAGAAGGTGACGCAGGTACCGGTCGAGCGCCTGCGCGAGCAGTTCGACTTCACCGTATCGGAGCACGACGGCACGACCACGGTAGATGCCTGCGAAGGCGTGCTGAGCGGCAAGATCAAGGCGTTCCTCGCCCTCGGCGGCAATTTCGTCCGCGCCACCCCTGACTCACATCGGCTGGAACCGGCCTGGAGCGAGTTGCGCCTGACCGTGCAGATCGCCACCAAGCTCAACCGCAGCGCACTGGTGCACGGCGAAAAAGCCTACATCCTGCCCTGCCTGGGCCGCACCGAAATGGATACTCAGGCCAGCGGCCTGCAATACCACACCACCGAGGACAGCACCGCATGCATCCGCGCCTGGCAGGGGGTGGTCAAACCGGCTGGTTCGCACTTGCGCTCGGAGCCCGCGATCATCGCCGCCCTGGCCAAGGCCACGCTACCAGCCAGCCCGCTGATGGACTGGGACGCCTGGGTAGCCGACTACGGGCTGATCCGCGACGCCATCGCCACCACCTACCCGGAAACCTTTCACGACTTCAACACGCGCATGCTCGAACCGGGTGGCTTCCACCGCCCATTGCCGGCCACCAAGCGTGAATGGAGCACCGACAGCGGCAAGGCCAATTTCACCCGCCCGGAGACGCTGGCGATCAATGATGATGTCGAGCCGACGACGGAACGCCGTGACGTGCTGAACCTGATGACGGTGCGCAGCAACGATCAGTTCAACACCACGGTGTACGGTTACGACGACCGTTTTCGCGGCGTGTACGGCACCCGCTCGGTGATTTTCATGCACTGCAACGACATGGCACGGCTGGGCCTGAAAGAAGGTGATCAGGTGCAGGTGAGCACTGCGGTGGACGACGGCGTACAACGCTCGGTCGGGCCACTGCGTGTCACCCCACATGACATCCCCGAAGGCTGTTGCGCTGCCTACTACCCCGAGTGCAACCCACTGGTGCCGCTCTGGCACCATGAGAAGAAGGCCAAGGTGCCCGCGGCCAAGTCGATCCCGATCACCCTGCGCCGGGTGATCGCGACCGCCTGA
- a CDS encoding extracellular solute-binding protein, with product MRLAASLLLLVIATPLVADTKQLNLYNWADYVAPQALKRFQDESGIRVKYDTFDSTDVLESKLMTGGSGYDVVFPASSGLSRAIQAKALQPVGALQNAGNLDPELLAKLASVDPGNRYGVPYTWGTVGLAINKQAVEQRLPGVALNSLDLLFKPEYASQLKDCGISVLDSPQEVIAIALNYLGKPPYSADAADLQAASALLAALQPSLRYIGNARQIDDLAKGETCLALTYTGDAGMAAARAAEAEQPFEVLYRIPREGTLIWFDTMAIPADAPHPQAARAFIDFMLQPEAIAELTNELFFANANRAATPLLDEAVSSDPDIYPPDAVRERLFAEQVLSLREQRQRTRLWTAFRSQY from the coding sequence ATGCGTCTTGCTGCAAGCCTGCTGCTTCTGGTCATCGCCACGCCTCTGGTGGCGGATACCAAGCAGCTCAATCTGTACAACTGGGCCGACTACGTGGCGCCGCAGGCGCTCAAGCGTTTTCAGGACGAAAGCGGAATCCGCGTCAAATACGACACCTTCGACAGCACCGACGTGCTGGAGAGCAAGTTGATGACCGGTGGCAGCGGCTACGACGTCGTCTTCCCGGCTTCCAGCGGCCTGTCGCGTGCCATCCAGGCCAAGGCGCTGCAGCCGGTCGGCGCGTTGCAAAATGCCGGCAACCTCGACCCGGAACTGCTGGCCAAGCTGGCCAGCGTCGACCCCGGCAATCGCTACGGCGTGCCCTATACCTGGGGCACGGTGGGCCTTGCCATCAACAAGCAGGCCGTCGAACAGCGCCTGCCCGGCGTGGCGTTGAACAGCCTCGACCTGCTGTTCAAGCCTGAATACGCCAGCCAATTGAAGGACTGCGGCATCTCCGTGCTCGACTCGCCGCAGGAGGTGATCGCCATCGCTCTCAACTACCTGGGCAAGCCGCCATACAGCGCGGATGCCGCTGATCTGCAAGCGGCCAGCGCGCTGCTCGCAGCGTTGCAACCGAGCCTGCGCTATATCGGCAATGCCCGGCAGATCGATGATCTGGCCAAGGGCGAAACCTGCCTGGCGCTGACCTATACCGGCGACGCCGGCATGGCCGCCGCTCGCGCCGCCGAGGCAGAGCAGCCGTTCGAGGTGCTCTATCGCATTCCGCGTGAAGGCACGCTGATCTGGTTCGACACCATGGCCATTCCGGCCGATGCGCCACATCCGCAGGCGGCGCGTGCCTTCATCGATTTCATGCTGCAGCCCGAGGCCATCGCCGAGCTGACCAACGAGCTGTTCTTCGCCAACGCCAACCGCGCGGCCACGCCGCTGCTGGACGAGGCGGTGAGCAGCGACCCGGATATCTACCCGCCCGACGCGGTACGCGAGCGCCTGTTCGCCGAACAAGTGTTGAGCTTGCGTGAGCAGCGCCAGCGCACCCGTCTGTGGACGGCCTTCCGCAGCCAGTACTGA
- a CDS encoding acyl CoA:acetate/3-ketoacid CoA transferase, with protein MSKIMTAAAAVARIPDNANLATGGFVGIGFAEQIAIALEQRFVAEQAPRDLTLVYAAGQGDGKGRGLNHLAHEGLVRRVIGGHWGLVPGLQKLAVDNRIEAYNLPQGVISQLFRDIAAGKPGQLSRVGLGTYVDPRHGGGKLNARTTADLVRLMPIDGEDYLFYPTFPVHVGIVRATSSDPDGNLSFEREALTIESLAIAMAARNSGGLVIAQVERVVERGSLNPRQVKIPGILVDCVVVAEPANHQQTFATAYNPAFAAETRVPVDSLAPLPLDVRKLIARRAALELKSGAVVNLGIGMPEGVAAVAAEEGVIERLTLTAEPGVIGGVPASGLDFGAASNHSALLDQPYQFDFYDGGGLDIAFLGLAQADAAGNLNVSKFGSRLAGAGGFINISQNAKQVVFVGTFSAGTQDIRIEDGQLRIVQDGALRKFVSEVEHRTFAGRLAAERGQPVLYVTERCVLRLSIEGLELIEVAPGVDIERDILARMDFAPIVREPKLMDARLFRPEPIGLAQCLGNL; from the coding sequence ATGAGCAAGATCATGACTGCCGCCGCTGCCGTGGCGCGCATCCCGGACAACGCCAACCTGGCCACCGGCGGCTTCGTCGGCATCGGCTTCGCCGAGCAGATTGCCATCGCTCTGGAACAGCGCTTCGTTGCTGAACAGGCGCCGCGCGATCTGACCCTGGTGTATGCCGCCGGCCAAGGCGACGGCAAGGGTCGCGGCCTCAACCACCTGGCCCATGAAGGCCTGGTGCGCCGCGTGATCGGCGGCCACTGGGGCCTGGTGCCGGGGCTGCAGAAGCTGGCGGTGGATAACCGCATCGAGGCCTACAACCTGCCGCAGGGAGTGATCTCCCAGCTGTTTCGCGACATCGCCGCCGGCAAGCCGGGGCAACTGTCACGCGTTGGCCTCGGCACCTATGTCGACCCGCGCCATGGCGGCGGCAAGCTCAATGCACGTACCACAGCAGATCTGGTGCGGCTGATGCCCATCGACGGCGAGGACTACCTGTTCTACCCGACCTTTCCGGTGCATGTCGGCATCGTCCGCGCCACCAGCAGCGATCCCGACGGCAACCTCAGTTTCGAGCGCGAGGCGCTGACCATCGAGAGCCTGGCCATCGCCATGGCTGCGCGCAACAGCGGCGGTCTGGTGATTGCCCAGGTCGAGCGAGTGGTCGAGCGCGGCTCGCTCAACCCACGCCAGGTGAAGATTCCCGGCATTCTGGTGGATTGCGTGGTGGTGGCCGAACCGGCCAACCATCAGCAGACCTTCGCCACCGCCTACAACCCGGCCTTCGCTGCGGAGACCCGCGTGCCGGTGGACAGCCTGGCACCGCTGCCGCTGGACGTACGCAAGCTGATCGCGCGCCGCGCGGCGCTGGAGCTGAAGAGCGGCGCGGTGGTGAATCTCGGCATCGGCATGCCCGAGGGTGTGGCGGCGGTGGCAGCCGAAGAAGGCGTGATCGAGCGCCTGACCCTGACTGCTGAGCCCGGCGTGATCGGCGGCGTGCCGGCCTCGGGGCTGGACTTCGGCGCAGCAAGCAACCACAGCGCGCTGCTCGATCAGCCTTATCAGTTCGATTTCTACGATGGCGGCGGCCTGGATATCGCCTTCCTCGGCCTGGCTCAGGCCGATGCGGCGGGCAATCTCAATGTGTCCAAATTTGGTAGCCGGCTGGCAGGGGCAGGCGGCTTTATCAACATCAGCCAGAACGCCAAGCAGGTGGTGTTCGTCGGCACCTTCAGCGCCGGTACGCAGGACATCCGCATCGAGGATGGCCAGTTGCGCATCGTCCAGGACGGCGCACTGCGCAAGTTCGTCAGCGAAGTGGAGCACCGCACCTTCGCCGGGCGCCTGGCTGCCGAACGTGGCCAACCGGTGCTCTACGTCACCGAGCGCTGCGTACTGCGCCTGAGTATCGAAGGCCTGGAACTGATCGAGGTAGCGCCGGGCGTGGACATCGAGCGCGACATCCTCGCGCGCATGGACTTCGCCCCCATCGTGCGCGAACCGAAACTGATGGATGCGCGGCTGTTCCGGCCCGAGCCAATCGGCCTGGCGCAATGCCTGGGGAATCTTTGA